A genomic region of Raphanus sativus cultivar WK10039 chromosome 6, ASM80110v3, whole genome shotgun sequence contains the following coding sequences:
- the LOC130497093 gene encoding mitochondrial import receptor subunit TOM20-3-like: MDKNDAEFDAIIMFEQIRKVSEATYLKNPLDADNLIRWAGALMELAQFQNEDPKQFVQEAITKLEEALLIDPKKHAAMWCLGNAYTTLAFWTPEETEAKHIFDLAALLFQTAVDEQPDNETYQKSLVMTAKAPLLHAEIHRQGFGTQPLGGAGPSGPSRSKVVKSSELRYDVMGWVILAVGLVALVGYAKSSAPISAPR; this comes from the exons ATGGATAAAAACGATGCTGAGTTCGATGCGATAATCATGTTCGAGCAAATTCGCAAAGTATCAGAAGCCACCTACTTGAAAAACCCCTTAGATGCCGAT AACTTGATTAGATGGGCAGGAGCTCTAATGGAACTAGCTCAGTTTCAAAACGAAGATCCAAAGCAATTTGTTCAAG aGGCAATTACTAAGCTTGAAGAGGCGTTGTTGATTGATCCAAAGAAACACGCTGCGATGTGGTGCCTCGGTAATGCATACACTACGCTTGCGTTTTGGACTCCTGAAGAGACTGAAGCTAAACACATCTTTGACTTAGCTGCTCTCTTATTTCAAACTGCTGTCGATGAG CAACCGGATAATGAAACCTACCAGAAATCACTTGTAATGACGGCCAAG GCTCCACTACTGCACGCAGAGATTCACAGGCAAGGCTTTGGCACACAGCCACTGGGTGGCGCCGGTCCATCAGGACCGTCAAGATCAAAG GTAGTGAAAAGCAGTGAGTTGAGGTATGATGTGATGGGATGGGTGATACTAGCTGTTGGCCTTGTTGCTTTGGTTGGTTACGCCAAATCTAGTGCACCTATCTCTGCTCCTCGATAA